In Hemibagrus wyckioides isolate EC202008001 linkage group LG12, SWU_Hwy_1.0, whole genome shotgun sequence, the genomic stretch CATTATTACAGACATGAACCACAATCTGCTGATGTTAATGAATTCCAGAAAAAGTTCAAATTAAATCTGAAGAAGAAGTTTCAGTGTTTAAATGGAGAGATGATAAACCTGGGAACCCAAAGACTCctgaatgagatctacacagagctctacatcacagagggagacagtggagacgtcaataatgaacatgaggtgagacagatcgAGGCAGCATCCAGGAGAACAACAACAAGAGAGGAAACACCAATCAAATGCAATGACATCTTTAAGCCTTTATCTGAACAAGACAAACCCATCAGAACTGTTCTGACAAAGACCTCATCTGAACAAGACAAACCCATCAGAACTGTTCTGACAAAGACCTCATCTGAACAAGATAAACCCATCAGAACTGTTCTGACAAAGATCTCATCTGAACAAGACAAACCCATCAGAACTGTTCTGACAAAGGGAGTCGCTGGCAtcggaaaaacagtctctgtacagaagttcattctggactggTCTGAAGGGAAAACAAATCAGGACGTCCACCTcatatttccacttcctttcagagagctgaatttgatgaaggaccagaaactgagtctgatggagctccttcatgtcttttttaaggaaacaaaagaaacagaaatgtccaaattgaaaaaggttctgttcatttttgacgGATTGGACGAGTGTCGTTTTCCTCTGGATttccagaacacagtgagagtgtgtgatgtaactgaatcagcatcagtgcaggagctgctgataaacctgatcaaagggaatctgcttccctctgctctcatcTGGATCACCTCCCGACCAGCAGCAGCTGATCAAATCCCCTCTGAGTGTGTGCATCGAGTCACAGAGATACGAGGGTTCAATGACCCACAGAaggaggagtatttcaggaagaggatcagagatcagagcctggccaataacatcatcacacacctgaagtcattaagaagcctctacatcatgtgccacatcccagtcttctgctggatttcagccactgttctagagaggatgttgggtgaagcagagactggagagatccccaagactctgactgaaatgtacacacacttcctcatcattcagacaaacatcataAGAGGAAAATACTCACAGAAGCaggagagtgatgaagaaatGCTTCTTAAACTGGGACAACTGGCTtttcagcagctgaagaaagggaacctgatcttctatgaggaagacctgagagagtgtggcattgatgtgagagaagcagcagtgtactcaggtgtgtgtacacagatcttcagagaggagtttgggctTCACCAGAGTAAAGTGTACTGCTTTGTTCATCTGACCATTCAGGAGCATCTTGCAGCTCTGTATGTGCACCAGACCTTCATGAAGAAAAAGATTAATGTTCTTAAACACAGTCAGGTTTTTAACACAATCTCAGATGTCCAGAAGTCTGCTGTAGATCAGGCCTTGGAAACTAAGACTGGACATCTGGACCTTTTCCTTCGCTTTcttctgggtctctcactggagtccaatcaGAAACTCTTACATGCCTTATCACAGAGAGGAAGTAGCTTCGACAGCAAAGAGGAAACGGTTCATTACATTAAGCAGATAATTAGAAGAAATCCTCCTGAagagaaatccatcaatctgttccactgtctgaatgaactggGTGATAATTCTCTAGTGGAGGAAATCCAACGCTACCTGAAAtctggaaaacaaagaaaactcTCTTCTTCACAGTggtctgctctggtgtttgtgttactgacctcAGAACAGGATCTGGAGGAATTTGACCTGAATAAATATAGTACAGAGAGGATAACAGATCTGGTTCTTCTGAAGGTGAAGCCTGTGATTGCAGCATCCAGAAAATCAGTGTAAGTAAATCTAACTATAACTGTTACTGTTAGaatgagagaaaaggaaagcaCTGGGACAAAATGTaacatatactgtgtatattttTAACCTAAACACGTAAGATACATGTCAaagcatataaataaattaagccAGCAAATTTCcattacataaaacaaaatgagcctttaaaaatatatcttcTCAgtaaaaatcatgcagatacatgtCAAGagattcagttaatgttcaaacATCAGTATGGGGAGAATTACTTATCTCTTTaactacagtgagggaaaaaattattttatcccctgctgattttgtacgtttgcccactgacaaagaaatgatcagtctgtaattttaatggtaggtgtatttgaacagtgagaggcagaataacaacaaaaaaatccagaaaaacgcatttcagaaaagttctacattgatttgcattttaatgagtgaaataagtatttgatcccctatcagtcagaaagatttctggctcccaggtgtcttttatacaggtaaggagctgagattacagtaggagcactctcggggagtgctcttaatctcagctcattaactgtatgaaagacacctgtccacagaaggaagcaatcaatcagattccaaactctccatcatggccaagaccaaagagctgtccatggatgtcagggacaagattgtagacctacacaaggctggaatgagctacaagtcCATCGCCAAggagcttggtgagaaggtgacaacagttggtgcgattattcccaaatggaagaaacacaaaaggactgtcgatcttcctcggtctggggctccatgcaagatctcacctcatggagtttcaatgatcatgagaacggcgaggaatcagcccagaattacactggaggattttgtcaatgatctcaaggcagctgggaccacagtcaccaagaaaacaattggtaacacacttcaccgtgaaagactgaaatccagtagcgcccgcaaggtccccctgctaaagaaagcacatgtacaggctcatctgaggtttgccagtgaacatctgaatgattcagaggagaactgggtgaaagtgttgtggtcaaataagaccaaaatccagctctttggcatcaactcaacttgccgtgtttggaggaggaggaatgccgcctatgactccaagaagaccatccccactgtcaaacatggaggtggaaacattatgttttgggggtgtttttctgctaaggggacaggacgaCCGCACCGCATCAGAGGGACAATGGATGgagccatgtaccatcaaatcttgagtgagaacctccttccctcagccagggcattgaaaatgggtcgtggatggatattccagcctgacaatgacccaaaacacatggccaaggcaacaaaggagtggttcaaaaagaagcacattaaggtcctgtggtggcctagccagtctccagaccttaatcccatagaaaatctgtggaggaagctgaagggtcagctgacttggagaggatctgcaaagaggagtgggcccaaattccttgagatgtgagatgtgtgcaaacctggtggtcaactacaagaaatgtctgacgtctgtgattgccaacaagggttttgcaccaagtactaagtcatgttttgcaaaggggatcaaatacttatttcactcaataaaatgcaaatcaatgtagaacttttctgaaatgtgtttttctggatttttttgttattctgcctctcactgttcagataaacctaccatttaaaattacagactgatcattggGATGGGATGCTTGTTGGAGTTTCAGAAAAACTCAGACCAGCCCATCTGATACGAACAACATGATAGAGGATATTTTTAGccaatgaatgagtgaatgaatgaatgaatgcttgaataaataagtgtgtagataaaaataatacaggTTCGTTGGCATGACatatggacttttttttttttgggcagGGTCAGAAATGACCTTTTGGCACATAAGAAAATGAGAATGAACAGGGTAAACTTTAAGGACTAAATAATTTGCACTAGTGTTAgataatatgttttatttcattttcttcagCATTCAGCATGTAACACTTAAAGAGAAAAGCTGTGAAGCTTTGGCCTCTGTGCTCAGCTCTGAATACTCCAgactgagagaactggatctgtctGAGAGTAAACTAGGAGACTTAGGAGTGAAGTGTCTTTCTGCTggactggagaatcctcactgtaaactggagacactcaGGTAAGATCTCTGAAATCACAATAACTCTTGGTACAAGTTATTACAGCAAATTATCAGCTGCCAAACAATACTACATGCATACAAAATAcaagttatataataataatatataatagctatattatatttttataatatataatagagTATATATACTCCATTATACTTTGAAATTAGGGACGTTTGCAGAACAATACAGAAACAGTTACACAAAACATGACATACTCATAGCTTACTCTTTATATCAATTAATCTCAGTAACAATGTAATGTTTTGGCCAGtgtataatgatgataataataataataataataataatgatgatgatttagcATTACTTAGCATTTTAGTAGCAAATTAATGTTTCAGTGGGGtgacataaataatataaacatttgtaCGTAACAGTAAACTGTATGATACAAACCTCAGTGTAAATCATTTGGAAGGGATGTACAGTTAATCAGGGTAAACAGGTGAAATTAAATCCTTATGcattttacagatcatttaCTTAATTTTTAAAGTAATTATTATACCAAGATGAAGATCTATTGatgagtgtgttattattattattatctctacAGGTTGCGTGATTGTCGTGTCTCAAAtaaaggctgtgctgctctgactttagctctgagatcaaacccctcacacctgagagaactggatctgtcctgtaataatctaggagactcaggagtggagaGTCTCTCTGATCTACTGGAGAAaactcactgtaaactggagacactggggtaagatcatctctctgagagtcacatgacctgatcCTCACTAAGACACAGACTCCATGTTAAACTCTTGGTAAAATTACaagtttttgtgatgtaaaaaaatttgAATAGCTGCTGAAGCAGCTAGTGTGTTGGCTTAGAGACATTTTGTCTGACTGACAAGGCCATTTGTTGAATGGTGTGTGCATGAGGAGTCTAGCTACGCCACAGGCTGCTACTCACCcatgtaataataaatttttatataatcaTTTCACAAATGACTTGTCTGATGTCCCTTCTGAAACCATGCCCCACTGTTTATGGAGTGAACGTGGCTAACTCCAAATCCAAATTCAGTTGACCAGTAGATATTTTAGGTGAAGGCATGTTTCGAAAAACCACCCACATCCAATTTGCAAGTGGTTTGCAGCACTTCTGCTATTTTTCTTTTACGTAATTGCAATGTACAACTTATTCTGCACACTCTACTGAGTTTTATCTACTTTGCTGTGTATCTTTTGTTATTGCTCCACTGTTATGTTCTTATGTGTTCATAGGATTTGTGTTAATATGTTGATATTTGCAGAGCGTGGACATACAGAAGTCCTCAGAAGTCTCAATCAATAAATTCTGGTTCAGTAGATCACGGACTAGAAtccacatttcattttcattgatGATAATTTTACACTGAAATAATTTTTGAAGATATTTTGAaggttaaatatataaatatggtgatgaagagtgtgttattgtgtgtctgcaggttgtgtagttgttattTCTCAGTTGAAGGCTGtactgctctgacttcagctctgagatcaaacccctcacacctgagagaactggatctgtcaGGGAATAAACtcagagactcaggagtgaagagtctctctgctctactggagaatcctctCTGTAAACTGGAGAGACTGAGGTAAGATCATCAGTGCCACATCAAGGCATATTTCAAAAGAAGAGCTCAAAATACCAGCGAAACTGTCAGTCTTCTGGTTCAAATGTCGATCTGCTGTAGGTCTGAATTGTGGGcaaaaagtgcaaaacaaaataacatacgaaaacaaaaaaacaatctaaATACACGACAATTgagacaaaccggaaaaggtaggtataatTTGCCATTGGATTTCTTCcgctgattggatgagacatctgtcacttaGAATATACAGGAAGTTAGTTAttcttttgttttgcacttgttttgtttgtccaCCGTACTGAATGGACAGAATCATATATAAAACTAATTACTGCTAATGTCACAAACCCTGAACAGAATATTTAACCAGACACTAATGATAACAACACATGAATGTTGAAAGTCCTTAAATGCTTTACACTTAACAAAAAAATCTTAGTTAAGTCTCTGTCTGTTGATGACTTATCATTGTGTCTTATTTTTATAGTTTTGAATATTTCTTACTTGGTCCTTCTGATTTTTGCTGCCGCTATAATACGTGAATTTCCATTTGTGATTAATAGTGTGATCCATCTATAATGTACAGGTGATATTAAATCGTCATGTCACTCTGAATTAGAAAgcaaatttacacaaaaaaaaattaagaaaagatCTTTTAATgaagagtgtgttattgtgtgtctgcaggttgtgtggttgtgattactcagatgaaggctgtgctgctctgacttcagctctgagatcaaacccctcacacctgagagacctgGATCTGTCTGGgaataatctaggagactcaggagtgaagagtctctctgctctactggagaatcctctctgtaaactggagacactgaggtaagatcatctctctgagagtcacatgaaTCCTGAAACCTGATCCTTAGTCAGACACTTTCTCTAATATTGGGACTGAAGCACAGGATTTAGGTTCATTGTTCTTTAGAGGAGAGtgcattgtttaaataaatcacCAACTTGAAATAACAGAGAAAAATATGATTAAATGGCTTACATGTTCCAcacattataataattttagtTAGAGAGATAGTTAACATCTCATGGCTTCATTCCTCTCAATTTATTCTTTCTGTTGATTCTATTGATATATGCATCCTGTGGTGTTCCTGGGGTCTACAGCTGACTTCAGCTAGTTCACAGCCAGTGTTTCAGCCCTGGTTTTTGCATTGCTCAACCAACTCATGGTACTTTCTTTCATAAGCCTCTACAGTGCATTCTACCCCAGTGCACTCAGCTCCTAGATTGTCATCATATGGAATttaaggaatttccccctgggattaataaagtcctttgaatcttgaatgacCAAGTGTTTTGgagtttttttaaatgtcatcaTGGGGCACTTTTCCCCAATTATGCTCTTCCATTAAGAACACtactgttcagtgttttgtcTTATCGTGGAAACTTCACCAGATACTTTAGTAAGTTTGAAATATTTCTGCAGGACTTTTTTGAAACTGCTTGAACATAAAACCATAAacataaatgcattttattggGATTTTATGTGATAGACCAACAGAAAGTGGCACATAAttctaaacaatttttttttacaaataaaaatctaaaaagtgTGGCATGCATTTGTATTCAGCCACCTTTACTCTGATGCCCCTAACTAAAATCCAGTGGATCTAAGTATAAATACAGCTTTCCTGTGAAGCCCTCAGAGGTTTGTTAGAGAACATTAGTGAACAAACAGCGTCATGAAGCCCAAGGAATACACCAGATAGGTCAGGGATAAAGTTGTGGAAaagtttaaagcaaaaaaaatatatatttcccaAGCTTTGAACATCTCAGGGAGCATTGTTCAATCCATCATCCAAAAATGGAAAGACTATGGCACAACTGCAAACCTATGAAGACATGGACCATCTACCTTAACTTACAGGATGGGCAAGGAGAGCATTAATCAGAGAAGCAGCCCATGGTAGCTCTGCAGAGATCCACAGCTCAGGTGGGAGAATCTGTCCACTGGACAACTATTAGTCATGCACTTACTGCCATTGTTGAAAGTAACCCATAAGAAGTCCCATTTGCAGTTTGCGACAAGCCATGTGGGGGACACTACAAACATGGGAAGGAGGTGCTCTGATCTTATGAGACCAAAACTTTTTGGCCTAAATGCAAAACACTATGTGTGGTGGAAGTCTAACACTGTACATCACCATGAACACACCACCCCCACTTGCTGCACATGCTGCACTTTTCAGCtatttaatagtaaaaaatTCCTCTTCTCAGTTATGTGCCACTTTGTGTTGGTCGATCACATAAAATCCcaataaaatccaaaataaaatacatttatgtttttggttgtaacatgacaaaatataaatgttataagaagtcttttaaaaaaacattttgcataGATATGTTGTTGGAGAAAAGCTCCAAAAATGTGTTACTCAGTCCACAATAAGACAAATTACAAGTTCAGTGCTGTTGCTACTCTCCCTAAAACACCATCAAAACACATCATGAAACCATTAAATTAGGAGGTGATTTTCCACCTGGACATAGATGGCCTCCTTCACTCCTCTCTTAAACCATCTGTGTTCTCCTTTCAAGATGTGTACCTTATCCTCAAGTATGTGTCTCTGTCCCACAGATGCAGGTACTGTGCTTCTGTGTTGGTACATCCTCCTATTTAGTGGTTGTTTTGTCTCCCCGGTGTAGAGCTCTGAACACTCTTCACTGCACTGGACCACATAGAAGCTGGTGGGATGAGTAGTGAAACATTTCAATCTAACTAAAGAAGTCGGGTTGACATGACTAATCTCAGATTACTCAGAAGTTCCACAGACACATTCCACAGAGAGTAGTACTGTGATAGCAATGTTGTAAATGGATAGACACCACAGATGAAACTACTGCtctcaacaacacaacactgctgcACAACCTAAATTtacaaaacataacaaaataacaacgaaaaataaatgagaaacaTTAGACTTCACTAAGAAAGTaaagagtgtgttgtgtgtctgtaggttgGTGGACTGTGGCAtttcagatgaaggctgtgctgctctgacttcagctctgaaaCAAAACCCCTCACATCTGAGACAACTGCATCTAGTCTTGAATAAAATAGGAGACTCGGGAAAGAAGCTGCTCACAGCTCTTAAGGATGATGGACATCTCAAACTACAGGAACTGATGCGTAAGTGATGATCTTTTTAGataactaattaaaaaaatctgagaCTAACATATGgaactttttatttgttttaactaCTTGTAATAACCCAGCTGTCACTTAGAATTATAAACAGTAAATGATGTTTCCCTTAATATAATtacatgtaaaatattaaagtCCAGTTTGTGGagattaatttaaatgtttttctttagtGTTAGTTGAAGACTCCAGTATACCTTCCATGCTGGGTAAAAGATAGCACATTTATGCATAAGTGACGCTCTTggatgccaatcagcctgcaACACGTCTTTcaactggggaggaaaccagagtatccGGAGGAAACCCCAAATCACAGAGAGCTACTTGCTAACTTCACACACACGACAGAGGTGGTGTGAAGCAAACGTGCTATCCACTAGGCCATCATTCCCCCTGCATGTTTTTTAATAGCTAAGAATGCTAGcctttataatatatagtatcAGTTATTAATTTAACCTGGTATTATTTGGcagatttattgtttgtttctaCTCACAACACGGCTGATTGTCTGTAGGTCAGGAGTCTCACCATGTGGCAGAGTTGCCGATATTCGTCCAGGGACATTTGTCTGGGCCTGTGGCCTAGAAAATTGTTCCTGGAATGTCTGCCACATCTGCGGTCCATGACTGgcgtaaataaaataaaaaaagaacatagtCTGTCAATACAACTGCATATGTCCTCCCTAAAACAGATTAACAAGCGGAGAGAACACCATAACAATCCTTCAGTCTTAGACGACACTGATACGAATGTTCGAGAGAGCATaagataattttttaaaatttaaaactaATATAAACTTTTATATACTATAATGCAGAAAAATATATCGCAGCGTAGGGAATTAGGCCCTGACCTATGTGAATAAGAGGTAACTTACCCAGGTAGAAGGATGGAGGTAAGTCTCCCATgggaatgtaaaaaaaaaaaaaagcattcaacTTGATCCAAACTAAACTAAGTAGCAGAGCTATTAAGTTTaccacattatcacatcacttAGGCAATGAGTGAAAACTAAGTAAATAAGGATAGCAGCCTTCCCTTAAAGAATGGTGAAGACTTAGTATTCTAAGTAATTGCCAGGCAACCACCATGAGCAATACATGAAAAAACAAGTACACAAGTATATGGAACATTATAATTTAGggtaaaacataaataataaaaataaatgtgtaataaaaataaatgttttggttTAAATAAGTTTATAAATAAGGTATAATTAGTGAGGCCAAACAGTTCAGCAACTACTAATACGTGTTAAATTAAAACCCGTGACACATAGGCCGTATGAAGGCCACAGACAGCATGTCACATGAGTTTCAGCTATAGATGAAGGTTAAAGAAAgttggggttgttttttttgataTGGGGGGATTATTTAACTTCAAAACAATCCTAAAAATAGATGAAACCAGTAAGGTTGGGTAACTGGATTAGGATGTAAGAATgtatatatactgggggatttgtgCAGGGGGCCACACTTGACCGCATTGAGCATGAATCTATGTGCCAATTTCTGTGAAATTTTTTCAATAAAGCctgctgcttcttctcatccaagcctagagcaattctttatttctttattgctTCTATATTTTTGATCTAAAATATCTGATTTTTGACAATATTGGTAATTGAAAAAAAAGACTCCAGAACCACCCTGAAGTGTCCACTCAGAGAgggactctgagttccgacaatgGGTGTCTTTTATGTCCTCCTCTTTCAGGCCTGCTGCAACATGTTCCAGCTTTTAGCTTGTGACTGGAAGAATTCCTACATGCCTTGTTTGGGTGTACTTTTCCAGATATGTATTTAATCCTGTatgtaaaaatgttaaaattatgAGTATAAAGGCAGATGTGAGAGACTAGTCAGTGGTTACAGAAGATGTTTGGTTGAAGTAATGGCAGCAAAATGAGGTGCCGCAAGCTACTAAATAAAGGGGTTCAAATACTTGTGCAAAAATCAAATTTTCAGTTTGTAATGAtgtaaataatgcaaaaatatctcatatataatattttatttatttcttcagtgttgtcacatgaaaagatataataaaatattaaaatatatatgtagagcaacaattctttttttcagatcctcagagagtactttgccatgaggtgccatgttgaacttccagtgaccagtatgagagagtgtgagagcgataacaccaaatttaacacacctgctccccattcacacctgagaccttgtaacactaactagtcacatgacaccggggagggtaaatggctaattgggcgcaatttggacatttccacttaggggtgtagtcacttttgttgccaacggtttagacattaatgtgtgttgagttattttgaggggacagtaaatttacactgttatacaggctggacgctcactactgtacattggagcagaggggcattacttcagtgttgtcacatgaaaagatataataaaatatttacaaaaatctgaggggtgtactcacttttgtgagatactgtacgtAAGCTTACTTCACATCCAGTACAGTAGGTGGCGATAATGCTCCTAAGAAGAGaaggaggatgaagaagaagcagaagctGTAGCTGTCCACCATTAAGTTTGCCTCCGTTCAGGAAGAGTAAAGTTCGTAACGCGGAGCAGAATCGCAGGGAATcagtctcattctctctcacagtAAAGTGTATCATTTCACTGTAATTACTGCTTTATAACCAATAATCAGTTGTGAGCTTCGCTTCGCATTTTATATTCCCGCATTTATTTCCGGGTATCTAGAAGAGCTGCCATAAAAATACTACAGTAACTGTTACTTTCGGTTTTGTGAGACTTCGCTGAAGGCAGTGAGCGTTTTCTATGTCTTATTCTATCCAGGATTATTATATCTGAAAAATAACTTTAAAGATCATGTTTTCACATTCATTCTCTAAACCAGCCGTTTCTGGAGAATTCTGGACATGTTTATTAGATTTAATATGAATTCAGGCGCGGTGATGGGCACGTGCAATGATCTTCTACTTCCGTTTTCTAGAAATAaccaaaaacatatttttagcCATAAAATAACCAGCGAGTTGCCTCTTATTTTTAcgcatttcatttttatattttttttatttttgacgcCTTATCACGCCTTCCTGCTCTGATCCAGGTGATCCCATATCCTTGGGCGAACGGAATGTGACATTATAAATGTTCTGTCACCTCAATCCTTAACCCACACTGAACATTATTAAAATCCAGTTTTATAATTCACAAATACTAATACAAGCCttgaacatttcattttatatcatcagcaaaatataatgaaaaaatactgaaaaaataaaagtaatattcCTTGCAGCCTTTATATTCCTACAGAAGCCCTGAACCACAAGGCaggaataaatacatttttcaatTGTATGTCATTCAAAATACCCCTCAGTCCATCAATAAGACTAATTTAATGAATATTCaccattatttaatataattaatataatataatgtaatataatataatataatataatataatataatataatataatgtaatataataatataattattatatatgttgTTACTCATATAGTCATTAAAGTTGGGATgctgtgtaaaatgtaaataaaaacagaatgcaAAACTCATAAACCTATATTTTACTCACAGTAgaacattaaaaagaaatcaaatgtTTGAAGAAATGTACCATTTTAAGGAAAATAGGTTGTAGattggaaaaaaattataacattACGGTAGATTATAAAAATGCCAGCATGACAAATTCCGACATTTATGGttagattatttatttgaataattaCTACAATAATCAGTTTCTATAAGTACTTAGTACATAACAATGTAGTTTCAAGCATTGCTTATAATAGCCTATTAA encodes the following:
- the LOC131362397 gene encoding NACHT, LRR and PYD domains-containing protein 3-like isoform X2, translating into MESIDLDTDIMTPPSKKCKLQGKRSDSSALSFISMKSDKSMDPPWNYKNKKDFSLSLLYSKLQGKSSDSSAPSCISMKSDRSMDPPWNFKHEDSSLVHSKLHIKRSDSSAPSCISMKSDRSMDPPWNFKHEDSSLVHSKLQGQRSDSPAPSCISMKSDRSMVPPWNFKGADSSPVHSLQKPDDKREKNIITDTGHEPQSADVNEFQKKFKLNLKKKFQCLNGEMINLGTQRLLNEIYTELYITEGDSGDVNNEHEVRQIEAASRRTTTREETPIKCNDIFKPLSEQDKPIRTVLTKTSSEQDKPIRTVLTKTSSEQDKPIRTVLTKISSEQDKPIRTVLTKGVAGIGKTVSVQKFILDWSEGKTNQDVHLIFPLPFRELNLMKDQKLSLMELLHVFFKETKETEMSKLKKVLFIFDGLDECRFPLDFQNTVRVCDVTESASVQELLINLIKGNLLPSALIWITSRPAAADQIPSECVHRVTEIRGFNDPQKEEYFRKRIRDQSLANNIITHLKSLRSLYIMCHIPVFCWISATVLERMLGEAETGEIPKTLTEMYTHFLIIQTNIIRGKYSQKQESDEEMLLKLGQLAFQQLKKGNLIFYEEDLRECGIDVREAAVYSGVCTQIFREEFGLHQSKVYCFVHLTIQEHLAALYVHQTFMKKKINVLKHSQVFNTISDVQKSAVDQALETKTGHLDLFLRFLLGLSLESNQKLLHALSQRGSSFDSKEETVHYIKQIIRRNPPEEKSINLFHCLNELGDNSLVEEIQRYLKSGKQRKLSSSQWSALVFVLLTSEQDLEEFDLNKYSTERITDLVLLKVKPVIAASRKSVIQHVTLKEKSCEALASVLSSEYSRLRELDLSESKLGDLGVKCLSAGLENPHCKLETLRLRDCRVSNKGCAALTLALRSNPSHLRELDLSCNNLGDSGVESLSDLLEKTHCKLETLGLCSCYFSVEGCTALTSALRSNPSHLRELDLSGNKLRDSGVKSLSALLENPLCKLERLRLCGCDYSDEGCAALTSALRSNPSHLRDLDLSGNNLGDSGVKSLSALLENPLCKLETLRLVDCGISDEGCAALTSALKQNPSHLRQLHLVLNKIGDSGKKLLTALKDDGHLKLQELMLLVEDSSIPSMLGKR
- the LOC131362397 gene encoding NACHT, LRR and PYD domains-containing protein 3-like isoform X3 is translated as MESIDLDTDIMTPPSKKCKLQGKRSDSSALSFISMKSDKSMDPPWNYKNKKDFSLSLLYSKLQGKSSDSSAPSCISMKSDRSMDPPWNFKHEDSSLVHSKLHIKRSDSSAPSCISMKSDRSMDPPWNFKHEDSSLVHSSLQKPDDKREKNIITDTGHEPQSADVNEFQKKFKLNLKKKFQCLNGEMINLGTQRLLNEIYTELYITEGDSGDVNNEHEVRQIEAASRRTTTREETPIKCNDIFKPLSEQDKPIRTVLTKTSSEQDKPIRTVLTKTSSEQDKPIRTVLTKISSEQDKPIRTVLTKGVAGIGKTVSVQKFILDWSEGKTNQDVHLIFPLPFRELNLMKDQKLSLMELLHVFFKETKETEMSKLKKVLFIFDGLDECRFPLDFQNTVRVCDVTESASVQELLINLIKGNLLPSALIWITSRPAAADQIPSECVHRVTEIRGFNDPQKEEYFRKRIRDQSLANNIITHLKSLRSLYIMCHIPVFCWISATVLERMLGEAETGEIPKTLTEMYTHFLIIQTNIIRGKYSQKQESDEEMLLKLGQLAFQQLKKGNLIFYEEDLRECGIDVREAAVYSGVCTQIFREEFGLHQSKVYCFVHLTIQEHLAALYVHQTFMKKKINVLKHSQVFNTISDVQKSAVDQALETKTGHLDLFLRFLLGLSLESNQKLLHALSQRGSSFDSKEETVHYIKQIIRRNPPEEKSINLFHCLNELGDNSLVEEIQRYLKSGKQRKLSSSQWSALVFVLLTSEQDLEEFDLNKYSTERITDLVLLKVKPVIAASRKSVIQHVTLKEKSCEALASVLSSEYSRLRELDLSESKLGDLGVKCLSAGLENPHCKLETLRLRDCRVSNKGCAALTLALRSNPSHLRELDLSCNNLGDSGVESLSDLLEKTHCKLETLGLCSCYFSVEGCTALTSALRSNPSHLRELDLSGNKLRDSGVKSLSALLENPLCKLERLRLCGCDYSDEGCAALTSALRSNPSHLRDLDLSGNNLGDSGVKSLSALLENPLCKLETLRLVDCGISDEGCAALTSALKQNPSHLRQLHLVLNKIGDSGKKLLTALKDDGHLKLQELMLLVEDSSIPSMLGKR